Proteins encoded within one genomic window of Bombus pyrosoma isolate SC7728 linkage group LG13, ASM1482585v1, whole genome shotgun sequence:
- the LOC122574119 gene encoding pyruvate dehydrogenase (acetyl-transferring) kinase, mitochondrial isoform X1, with protein sequence MKLTQKCFGNISKMLDFYSQFNPSPLSIKQFIDFGLSACERKSFIFLRKELPVRLANIMKEIHLLPEHLLKMPSMGIVNNLYATSFEDIMQFEKVEVNETTLDKFCQTLVKIRNRHKDIVETMAQGVLELKEAHDVDVQMENNIQYFLDRFLMSRISIRMLINQHTLLFGSELNGHSTHVGSIDPSCEIISVVRDAYDKARLLCDQYYLASPELIVQQHNELERCSQIRIVYVPSHLFHMLFELFKNSMRAIMEHHSSSEEYPAIEVIVSRGEEDICVKMSDKGGGIPRSQMDHLFKYMYSTAPKPTRTDAHTVPLAGYGYGLPVSRLYARYFHGDLVLQSCDGYGTDAIIYLKALSDEANELLPIFNKTSSKFYRTQVSTTDWSSHCGGGMATRQLRMSHDQGHKLPRGKEISHC encoded by the exons GTCTAAGTGCCTGTGAGAGGAAgtcttttatattcttaagGAAGGAGCTACCTGTCCGGTTGGCCAATATTATGAAAGAGATCCATTTGCTACCAGAGCATTTACTGAAAATGCCTAGTATGGGTATAGTTAATAACTTGTATGCCACTTCGTTTGAAGATATCATGCAGTTCGAGAAGGTTGAAGTGAACGAGACCACTTTAGACAA ATTCTGTCAGACTTTGGTTAAGATCCGCAACAGACACAAGGATATCGTCGAGACGATGGCGCAGGGTGTGCTGGAATTGAAAGAAGCCCACGACGTTGACGTTCAAATGGAGAACAACATCCAGTATTTCTTGGACAGATTTCTAATGTCCCGAATCTCCATTCGTATGCTCATCAATCAACACA CTCTTCTGTTTGGCAGCGAATTGAATGGGCACAGTACACACGTGGGATCCATAGACCCGTCATGCGAGATTATCAGCGTTGTGAGAGACGCGTATGACAAAGCGAGATTGCTGTGCGATCAATATTATCTGGCTAGTCCGGAATTGATAGTCCAGCAACATAACG agCTGGAACGATGTAGTCAAATTAGAATAGTTTACGTACCGAGCCATTTGTTCCATATGCTGTTCGAACTTTTCAAGAACAGCATGCGAGCTATTATGGAGCATCATAGCTCTAGCGAGGAGTACCCGGCGATAGAAGTGATCGTGTCCCGCGGTGAAGAAGATATTTGCGTCAAA ATGTCTGACAAAGGTGGTGGTATTCCACGCTCGCAAATGGACCATTTGTTCAAGTACATGTACAGTACAGCGCCTAAGCCAACCAGAACCGATGCTCACACCGTTCCGCTTGCTGGATACGGCTATGGTCTTCCAGTATCACGATTATACGCTAGATATTTCCACGGTGATCTCGTTCTGCAAAGTTGCGATGGTTATGGTACCGACGCAATTATATACCTTAAG GCATTGTCGGATGAAGCCAACGAGCTGTTACCAATCTTCAACAAGACTTCCTCCAAGTTTTATCGAACTCAAGTATCAACTACCGACTGGAGCAGTCATTGCGGTGGTGGAATGGCCACGAGGCAACTACGTATGAGCCACGATCAAGGGCACAAGCTCCCACGTGGAAAGGAGATCAGCCATTGCTAG